DNA sequence from the Pseudoalteromonas galatheae genome:
TAGGGCCTGTTGATCTCTCAAGTTTGTTTTTGCAGCAGTATGATTGATGTGTATATAGGGCAAGTTGTACACCGCGAGCAAAACACGCTCAGAGGAACAAAAATCAAATCGCAAAGACCAATAAACCCTAGATAAAGGTAGTTCCGGTAAGTGCTTTTTACCAGATTTCGGTGGCCTTAAAGGCCAATATTGAATACCAAGAAAGTGGTGACATTTGTGACTTTCTGGGAAGTGTTCACGCCAAATCTGACTGATCACATGACTTTTTATTAGATGCTTGAATATTCAATAAAAGTAAATAAATATTGCGCAAATCGTCTGAAAATGCTTGTTGGAACGATTTAATTGTGTTATCAGTATAAAAAGGCGCAATAAATAACCTATTTCATTCCCCGTAGTGATAATAAGAAACTTTCTATCGTCAGCGTCTAACTATAATTTGGAACGTTACAAAGGAAACCGTTATGACAATAACAAAACAAAGAACGACTTTGGCGTTGGCAATCGCCAGCTTGTGTGGTTCGGGCGCTATAGTGTGGACGGCCCCTGTGCTTGCTGAAGAAGCAGCGTCGGAACCTGTTGAGAAGATCATGGTGACGGGGTCGCGCATCGCGCGGGCAAACCTAAGTAAACCCGGTGCGGTAACCACAATATCTAGAGCGGATATTGAGCAAACCGGATTTAAAAATATTGGTGATATGCTGCAAAATCTGACGGTGTCAGCCAGTGCTCCTAATGCTTCACAAAATGAAAATACGTCGGGCGTGACAAACTTTGACTTGCGCGGTTTAGGCGCGCAGCGCACATTGGTCTTGCTAAATGGCCGTCGCTTACCAAATGGGGGAAATGGCGCGGATGCTGCAGTTGATCTGAGTGCTATCCCTACTGCGATTATTGAACGTGTTGAAATTTTATTGGACGGTGCTTCTTCTATTTACGGCTCTGATGCGGTGTCTGGTGTTGTAAACATTATTACTCGCCAAACGGGCGATATTTTTGAGGTCAGTGGCTCCATTGGTCAATCCGCTGAAGGCGATGCTGATACGACTTCTTTGGAACTCGTAACAGGCATTGTTGGTGATAAAGGGCGCTTTATGGTGAGTGCCAGCTACGATGAAAAACAAGAAGTGTATGCCGGTGACAGAGATTTTAGTCGTTATGATTTAACCCTTAACCCCGATGGCAGTTACGGTCAAGGCGGTAGCTCCGCAATGCCTTGGAGTAACCTGAAAGTCACGGATGAAAACGGCAAGGAAATATTTGTTACCCGAGGCCCTGAATATGGCGAGTGGCGTGAAACTATCTCCGATGCGTCGCTTGCGCAAAATGACTTATACAATTACCAAGAGCCGAGCTTGCTGCAAACGCCTTTTGAACGCTATAGCATGAGTGCATTTGGCGAGTATGATCTTGGCAATTTGAAGTTTTCGGATGACGTGGTATTCAATTTTGAGGCGCTTTATTCACATCGAAAATCCACAACCAATGGTGCGCCTCAGCCATTAGTTCCAGTTTGGGGTGGGTATTTAGATTTTACTTACTCTCCTGATAACTACTACAACCAGCAATTCGGTCCGAAAGATAAAGATGGTAATCCTTATGCCATCAACGACTGGCGCCGCAGAATGGTAGAAACCAATGGCCGTATGAACCATGTAGAAAACAGCCAATACCGAATTGTGATGGCGCTCTCAGGTGATTTTAATGCAGATTGGAGCTGGGAGCTTGCCTACAATTTTGGTCGCAACTCAAACAAACGACTAAAAACCGGTATATTCAATTGGCCAGCGGCTAAAAATGCGGTTGGTCCTACTCATTTTGATGAGCAAGGCGTGCTGCGCTGTGGTGCTACACCGGATGCGCTAATTGCGGGTTGTGTGCCGCTTAATATCTTTGGTCAACCGGGTACCGACTCTGAGATCTCCGAGGACATGCTAAATTATCTCTCTGGTGATTGGCCGGGGATCCAGCAAGGTCATAACCAAATTAAGATCGCCAGCGCGAATGTAAGTGGTGTCGTGGCGAGTTTGCCTGCGGGCGACCTAGGTGTGTCTTTTGGCATCGAAAATCAAAAGGTTGAGGCGCGCAATCAAACAGATGCCGTTTCTATTAATATTTTAGTCACGGACGGGTTAGGTAGACCAACGGGCGGTGAATATTCACTCAATGAAG
Encoded proteins:
- a CDS encoding TonB-dependent receptor plug domain-containing protein, translating into MTITKQRTTLALAIASLCGSGAIVWTAPVLAEEAASEPVEKIMVTGSRIARANLSKPGAVTTISRADIEQTGFKNIGDMLQNLTVSASAPNASQNENTSGVTNFDLRGLGAQRTLVLLNGRRLPNGGNGADAAVDLSAIPTAIIERVEILLDGASSIYGSDAVSGVVNIITRQTGDIFEVSGSIGQSAEGDADTTSLELVTGIVGDKGRFMVSASYDEKQEVYAGDRDFSRYDLTLNPDGSYGQGGSSAMPWSNLKVTDENGKEIFVTRGPEYGEWRETISDASLAQNDLYNYQEPSLLQTPFERYSMSAFGEYDLGNLKFSDDVVFNFEALYSHRKSTTNGAPQPLVPVWGGYLDFTYSPDNYYNQQFGPKDKDGNPYAINDWRRRMVETNGRMNHVENSQYRIVMALSGDFNADWSWELAYNFGRNSNKRLKTGIFNWPAAKNAVGPTHFDEQGVLRCGATPDALIAGCVPLNIFGQPGTDSEISEDMLNYLSGDWPGIQQGHNQIKIASANVSGVVASLPAGDLGVSFGIENQKVEARNQTDAVSINILVTDGLGRPTGGEYSLNEAYLEAVVPLLSDHDWAQSLELNLATRYSDFDTFGSTTNSKVGVFWALNEQLSFRGTWSQAFRAPNVVELYKGRLPGFENGDDPCAVANPNQNCVSTGVPDDGSYRETIGQIRTNTGGNTELEPETATSKTLGVIYQPSWLTNGSITLDFYDIQLKDAIGNISAVTKLSECMNSGLYCDSVHRVQSGEFQGVITGVDVFNENLNALNRQGIDAEVRFDIGQFSFGDLSTALNWSFVSKHEVIEPGLATKDRAGQRVNGQMAVPEHRVNFALNWQHDDFSASWQSYYIDSMLEEVSVKQGDQIVNFTNTVDSTLTHNAQVTYHLDSVDTQITLGVNNLLDEAPPFATGNGNNADPIHSSLYLGREYYLRFKTEF